ATTTCAATGTTTACCTACCATATATCACCAAGCATGACGAAACTATCACTGTTCCTAATTTAAAAGGAGTGAGAGAAGACCAACTTGAAGAATTTCTAACTCAAAGACATTTAAATTACGTCATCAAAAGCGACTCAGGATATTCAGCAGAGTTTCCTGTAAAATCCGTATTGAAACAAGAGCCTAAAGCAGGAAGCAGAGTAAAAGAAAATCGAAAAATTTATTTGACATTAAACGCTTCCACTCCTCCTCAAATCAAAATGCCTAACCTTATCGATGGTTCATTGAAAAATGCCCGAATAATTCTTGAAAGCTTAGGCTTAAAGTTAGGTTCCATTGAATATGTTCCAGATTTGGCTATTAATGCTGTTCTAAAACAAAAATTAGACGGTGAAGAAATAGAACCTGGCCAAAAAATTTATAAAGGCTCTTCAATAGACCTTGTCATAGGAGACGGCTTAGGAAAAACTGCTTTTGAAATAGGCGACTATATTAATATGCCACTGGATGAAGCCGAAATGGCAATTTTAGGTTCAAATTTAAAATTGGGCAGTATCATTAACGTAAATGTAGCAGATAGCTTAATGGGGAAAGTGATCAAGCAAAACCCTGAATTTGAAGAAAAAGTAAAGGTAGGACAAAGCGTGGATCTTTGGGTAGGTAATTACAATGAATACCTATTGCAAGACTCATTAGATATTGAATAAAACATGGGAAGAGATAGATATATAGCCATATTATTTTTTTTATTTGCCTCTGCGACTTGGATTGAAGTGAATGCTCAAGTGGAAATTATTCCTTTGAACAAAACTAAAAAACATCAGAGTTCCAGACGCCTTAGCGAGGATCCTAATTTAAAAACACCTTTTCCATTTTGGGATGATTTTTCAAAAGCCAATATTGGCCCTGATCAAAATAAATGGCTATATGGCCCCTTGACTACATCCATAAGATCCGACAAA
The Aureibacter tunicatorum DNA segment above includes these coding regions:
- a CDS encoding PASTA domain-containing protein — encoded protein: MRDKLKNIGFSVANLAIMGVVTMMVLYGYFNVYLPYITKHDETITVPNLKGVREDQLEEFLTQRHLNYVIKSDSGYSAEFPVKSVLKQEPKAGSRVKENRKIYLTLNASTPPQIKMPNLIDGSLKNARIILESLGLKLGSIEYVPDLAINAVLKQKLDGEEIEPGQKIYKGSSIDLVIGDGLGKTAFEIGDYINMPLDEAEMAILGSNLKLGSIINVNVADSLMGKVIKQNPEFEEKVKVGQSVDLWVGNYNEYLLQDSLDIE